ATTTATTCTACGAAAGAACAAGCGGGGGTCTTAAGGAGAATTGAAGATTTACGTAACCTCTTGGCAAATAATCTTCATTTAGAAAGTCAGTTTTTCCTATCAGTTCCATTTGATACGATTACAGATTTTGCATCGGTTTTTAGAGACGTTTTTAGTTTAAATACAGACAGCTTATTTAAACCTGAACAAATTATTATTAATCGTTCTCTAGATAAAGGCAATGACTTTGTTTACTCTGTTGAAGCTGAGCAGAGACTTGTTCATCTTGTTAAAGCGCGAAAAATTGAGGAAGCACGTAATCTGGTTGAGAATATTTTACGAACAAATTACATTGAAAAAAGACTTACGACCCACGCGTTAGAAGATTTAAAGCAGTCTTTAATTAATACAATAAAACGAATTACGCAATTGTTGGGTGTAGATTTTGCTGATTTCTATACGAATAATCAAACACTATTTGAACAGCTAATTAGTACAGATTCCAAAGAGCTCTATAGAGTGTTTTTGACATTATTCCAAGAAGTATTTACTGCTGCCAAAGAGAGCGAAGAAGAGGCGCAAGATATTATAAAACGTGTGCTGGAATATATTGATATAAATTATAAAGAGGATCTATCTCTATCTGATTTAGCTGAAAACTTTAAATTAACAGAATCCTATTTGTCTCGTCTAATTAAAGAAGGAACAGGGATTACATTCAAGAGTTATTTGAATCAATTGAAAGTAAATTATGCGAAAAAATTATTAATGGAGAAAAAAATGAAAGTTAATGAAGTTGCTGAGTCTGTAGGAGTCAAAAATGTCAACACATTCATTCGCATGTTTAAGCAATATGAAGGTGTCACACCAGGCAAATATCAAACTTATGGCAATGAAGAAAAATAAAAGTAAATATCACTGTGTCGTAAAAAAATATTATTTGTAGAAAGAAATTCTTTGATTTTGTTACCGATCGATAGAAAGTAACGAGAATTAAAAATAGGAGCGTAAGTATGGAAATAAGTGAATTTAATAGTATTACAGAGCAGCATTTAACCTTGTTATTAGAGGCTGATCCGGCAGAAAAAATAGTGAGAGACTATACAAAACGAGGGACAGCTTTTGAATTGCGACAAGAAGGGAAATTGGCAGGGGTTATCGTGTTATTGCCGACACGGCCGGAAACCGTTGAAATCATGAACGTAGCAGTTGCCAAACCATTTCGTAGACAAAAATTAGCACAAACGCTGTTAGGCCATGCTCTTTGGTGGAGTAAGAAAAATGGTTTTCGAACAGTTGAAATTGGTACCGGATCAACTGGGATGGAACAACTTTATCTGTATCAAAAATGTGGCTTTCGGATGACCCATATTGAGCGTGACTTTTTTGTGCGCCATTATCCTGAAGAAATTATTGAAAATGGTCTGGTATTAAAAGATATGGTCCGTCTGGCCCAAGATATAGAGTAAAAGGAGAGTTTAGTATTGTTAGATAAATCAATTCCTTATAAAGAAGTTTGGATGAAACGTAAACTGACGCTGCCGATTTTAGCGGTAGCTTTGCCAAAGGGATTTTCATTTCAATTTTATCAAGTTGGTGATGAAAAAACGTGGAGTGAAATTGAAACGAGTGTTTTAGAATTTGAAAATACAACCGAAGCAATGCGCTATTTCAAACGTACCTTTGCACCCTACAAAGAAAAATTAGCGCAGCAGATGTTGTTTGTGGTCGATCCCAATGGTAAAAAAGTTGCAACCTGTACGGCGTGGCAAAAAGAAATTCAAGGGCGAAGTTATCCTTTATTTCATTGGTTGGCAGTTGATCCTAATTATCAAGGACTAGGACTGGCAAAAGCGTTGGTGGCACGGATATTGCAAGTTTTTCAAACCATGATGCCAGAAGAAGCGACAATTTATCTGCATACACAAACATGGAGTCACGATGCTATTGGCTTGTATGAAAAATTTGCCTTTTCCTTAATGGCAGAAAATCTTGATGGCACAGTTAATGATGATTACCCAGCGGTTATAGAAATATTAAATCGTTTAAGAAAATAGACGTTTTCGTTTTTTATATAGAAATTTTAAGCTACAAAAAAAGAAGAACAGGTAAGGAGGAAAGAAAATGAGGGAATTGACGTTTGTTAAAAGTGCTGAAGAGGACAAAGTATGCCGAGTTTTAGAAAATAAAAAGGAAGTTTATTTTTTGTCAGAGGTTTTGACCTTGCCTACACGTAAAAGATACCGACTGTATAACACTGATGGGCAAGAATTAGGGGAAATAAAGCGCAAACGCTATAGCATGGGGTATGTCGACTTACCACGGCTGTTTTTGAAACTAAGAGCCTATAATGAAATTAGTATCGTCAAGGATATGAAAAATTTCCGTACGAGTTATGAAATTAAAGGAGAAAGTTTAGCACTTACGGGAACATTTTTAGGAGATAGCTTTGCTATCATTAAAGGTGTAGAAAAAATTGCAACAGTGCAAGTTGGCAAAGAAAAAGAAGCCTATACTTTTACAGTTCAAGTGTTAAAAGAGAACTTTGAAACCTTGATTGTCGGTTTTGTAACCCTCTTAATCTTTGTATATGACCATGAGAATGTTAAATTAGAGCAAAGGGAGTAACATGCATTAGCGACATATGATTTAGCAGTGGCAGAAAAAAGCATTTTGTTGCATTTTTTTTCTGCAATAAAAGATAAACTGCCACACAAAAAAACAGGAACTGCCTACTTTTTGTAAGGCAGTTCCTGTTTTTTTCTGACGCAATAGTTAGGGGGCTAGTGCGTACTTTTGAAATGTTTCATTTCAAATACCAGCTCTTTAAAAAAATGCAAGAATCAGTCTCTGATAAAGAGCATCAAAATACAAATTTCTGAGATTTTGCAAAAGAGCTAATCGGTATTTTCTGCATTTATAATTATCTACTCAAGGCATGACGAAGTACTTGTTTTTGCCAAGCATTTTCGTAATGAGCCAATTGTTCATGGTAGCTGCGACTTCCTTTTTGAATCCGGACTTGCATGAATTTGATCAAGAGTAAAAATGCGGTGATGATACTAAATAAAATAATAAATTGTAACATCTTCCTCACCTCCTGAAACTAGTTTAGCGTCTTTTAGTTTTATCCAGATAGGACATATGTCATAATGAAAGTGATTGGAGGCGGATACATTGCAAAAAAAGTCGCTAAATGTTAAACAAGAACAAATTTTGGCAGAATGGAATTTAGCAAAAGACCATTTACGAGGGTGTGAGTTGTGGCAATTTGAACAAAGAGAAACCATCATTACCCAAGGTGCGTTGTTGGATCGCTTGCTTTTTGTTTTATCCGGCAAAGCGAAAGTTTGTACCTTAGCTGATAATGGCAAAAATTTGGTTTTAGCCTACTATATTTCTGAAGGTATTATTGGCGATATGGAGTTTGCTATGAGAAAAGATGAGGCGGAAACGACAATGGTGGCATTGTCTGATTTTCAGTGTATTGCCCTGCCGATTTTGCCCAATGAAGCTTACTTGCGACAGAATAGTCTTTTTATGAACACAATGGCACAAGGCTTGGCCGAAAAACTACAGCTTAGTTCGGAAAATTTTTTATCGGCGGCTTTTTATCCAGGAAAACAGCGTCTATGTGATTATATCCTGCAATCGGCATATAAAAATTTCTTTAGCGATAATCTAACCGATGTGGCGGCGACAATTGGAATGAGCTACCGTCATATGTTTCGTTTGCTAAATGATTTAATAACAACTGGCGTTTTGACAAAGGTTGGCAATGGCTATGAAATTTTACAGCCGGACCAATTGCAGCGTTTTGCGAAAGGATATTTATAGTGGGACATATGTCCTAGTGATAGAAAAATTTTAGCGAGCTTTTAAAAGCGCATTGATTGTCCTCAAGTTACATTCCAGCTAAAATAAAAGCAAAGAAAAAAGATGGAGGCGTTAGGATGGACTTGGAATTAGCGGTAAAACTTACAGAGGATTTAAGAGAAATCTATTGGGAAAAATGGCAAAGCCACTTGTATTTTGTACCAACAAAGAAGATTTTGCCTAAAGTGGAGCGGGGAATTTATATAACGACAGAAGAAAGACAGGTTAAGACAATAGAACTTACGGCTCCAAAGTCAGTTACCCAGCCAACTATTGTCATTGAGGTGCCTTGGGAAATCGAGCCAGTGCTTTTATTGCAACATTTAGTAAATGTTTGGAAAGAAAATGGCTTAGAAGTCATCACGAAAGCCCCGACTGAAAAAATTCCAAGTAATCAATATGATAACCTTGCAACATTTCAGTTGGATCTTTTTTCTGTCTTTAATTTTTTAGGCTATCCAATGGCCAAAGTGAAGAAAAAACCGGCCAAAGCACAACACCGCTGGAATAAAAAAGTCAGTGACATCACGTTTCACATTAACCATGAAGGCGCTACAGGAGAGGCAATTTGGCGTAAGCGTAATGAATTAGTCTTATTAAAAGGAGCGAAATTAAAAGCCGAAGCACCTTTGAATAAAGATGGTAGCGTAGGCTTTGCGGTACGATTTGCCAATCAATTACGGGATGAAAATGCGGATAAGGTGAAAGACTTTACGACGATTGCAGATATTGTTTTTAAAAGTGTGAATGAGTTGGGCAATTTTTTATATTTTGCCGGTACCAATAGTTGGTTGGTGCTAAAAGATGATGAGGGCAACACCATTGATAGCTATACAGTGGTGAAATAGCTCAGAAAGGACAGTTATGTCAGAAAAAATTTTTACCATGCCTGTTGCTAAAGTATATCCCTTATATGTAAAAAAAGCAGAGCGCAAAGGCCGCAGTAAAGCTGAAGTGGATGAAATTATCATGTGGCTGACGGGCTTTGACAAAGAACAATTAGCTAGGGAGATACAAAATGATACCGATTTTGAAAACTTCTTTTTAAAAGCGCCACAACTTAATCCAGCAGCAACTTCCATTAAAGGTGTGGTTTGTGGCGTACGGGTGGAAGAAATAAAAGACCCTTTGATGCAAAAAATTCGCTATTTAGATAAGTTAGTTGATGAGCTGGCAAAAGGTAAAGCGATGGATAAAATTTTACGTAGCAATTGAGGAAAGCAAACCTTTTTAACCAGATAACTATTTATATCCAATGTATTGTGTTAAATTTCATGCAGTAAACATAGTCTGGGACATAACTTTTTGAGTTATGTCCCAGACTATTCGTATCTGAATAAACGGTGGAATCAGCAGCAACTCCTCGGAGTTAGACGCTTCTGTTCCAACCTCTTTTTTTGCTATACTAAAAAAATACTTTAGTCTAAGGCGGGGATAGGATGAAAATTGCAATTTTAGGTTATTCTGGTAGCGGTAAGTCGACTTTAGCCGCCTATTTAGGCAAGCAGTATGGTATTAGTTACCTGCATTTAGATCAAGTGCAGTTCACTGACAACTGGCAAACGCGTCCAGAAACTGTTGCCAAAGAGATTGTCGAAGATTTTATGGGAAAACCAGATTGGATTATTGACGGCAATTATACCCGTTATTATCAAGCAGAACGTTTGAAACAGGCAGACCAAATTGTACTCTTATTATTTCCCTGTTATGCCGCTCTTTGGCGGATATTTAAACGAACAGTGCGTTATCATGGTAAATCTAGACCGGATATGGCAGCTAACTCTCCAGAACATTTTAGTTGGGAATTTTTCTGGTGGATTATCTGGAAAGGACGAACTTCGAATGTGAGAAAGCACTATCAAACCATTCAAAACCAATACCCACAAAAGGTTATCGTTATTAAAAATCAGCAGCAATTAAATGCTTTTTATCGCCGGCCAGAAAATAGTGACTGACAATCATAGTTTGAATGTAATCGTCTAGAGTTAATTCAAACTATGATTTGTCACGATTTCAATGATTTATTTTTCTGGTGGATAAGTAAATCCGGGCAGCTGCCCACTTTGACTGGTGAGGGGAAAGACATCTACTTTAGTTACAGTGGCGCTTTTTACCGCGTCATCTGTTAAAATCTTTTCTAATTCAAAGGCGGGTAAATATAGGGTTACGCCATATATTTTGAGGCCATTTTTGTTCACATCTGCTAAAACATTTTTTAACGTCGCAGCTTGAATTTTACTAGGGTCTTGTGCTAGAAAGCTCTCGTTTTTGATTAAGTATTGCAGTAATGATTTAAAATGGGTGGTTTGGCGTTTTTCTTCTGACCATTGATTTTGCTTTGTGTCAGCTAGGTGGCTAACCAATAAGGGAAAATCATCATTTAATTGCTTTTCATTTTTAATGCCGACGCCAATACCCGAAAAGCCGCCAGCAGGATTAAACCCTACGACAACAGGGTTATTCGTGTCATCAATTGTCTTTTGTGAAGGGCGCACAGCCTGCCACAATGTATTCACGTTATTAGTATTGAGTTTTAGCCACTCTTGGTAGGCGCTAATACTTTTATCTGCTTTAAAAACAAGATTGACATTTACATAGGTGCTTTTTGGCAGAGGCTTGATATTTTCTCTCAGATTGCTTTTTGCAAGAGCGGTATCAGCTTTGACAACTTTTGTGTCAGCTAGTTGGTTTGAAGGGAGCATTTCTTGGCTAAATGTGGGCGTGAAATAATGAAAGTCAGAATTATTCAAGTAAAGTTTATTCCGCTTAATTTCAAATGTCTTAGTACCGATTGTTTGGTTGCTGTATTTAGAGCGATAGGTTTCGTTGATTTGATAAGTTCCAATTCCTGTTTGTTCCATCGTCAAATCCGTCATGTCATAATCTGGGATTGTCAATTCATTATAAATTTGGCGATCGAAAATATACTGGTTACCTTCTACATAGGCGTTTTGACCAGTTGGATTATAAAAGAATTGATTCAAAACTTTGGGTACTGCTAAAAATAGTAGGATCGTCACAAGAACCGCACTAAAAACAAGCAGTATTCCCCGACGATGATTTTTTTGTTGTATTTTTTTTTGCACTTTTTCAAAATCAAAATTTTGTTGGGTCATCTTGTAACATCTCCTTTAATTGCTTGCGACTGCGATACAGACGGGTCTTTACTTGTCCAAGGGATAAATTTGTAAGTGCAGCAATTTCTTTTATTGGCCAATCGAGAAAGTAAAATAAATAGAGCAGCTCTTGTTGGTCTTGCGGCAAGGTATCTAGTGCGTGATAGAGCTGTATTTTTTCCTCAGTTTGTAACAGCTGCTCCAAAGGTGAAAAATCAGAATCAGAAATTGTCTGTGCCGTCGTTTTTGTTAAGGGGATAATGTGCCAACGCTTTTTCTTACGGGTAATATCGATATAATGATTTTTGATCACACGTAACAACCAAAATTTTACCCTTTCTTCTGGTAAAGTAGCAAAAGCGTCTAAAAGTTTAAAAAAAGCATCACTTACTAAATCTTCTGCGAGCGTTACATCTTTTGTCAGGCTCAAACTATAAAGCCAGCATTCTTTGGCGTAGCGCTCATATAAAATTGCCAATTCTGACTTCATCTTTTTCACCCCTTCATTATAAATACGTTTTTTCTTAGCTTTGGTTACAGTTTTTCTTTAATTTTAACATTTCTATTAACTTTTATTGAAAGTGCTTTTTTGAAGAGGGAATAAAGGTATAAAAATGGGATGTTTGTTACACTTATTTAAGTAGCAACCTTAAAATAAGTTTTTTTTGTGAAGGGGCGAGTAAGTATGACGGGAAAAATTGCGGCAGTAGGATTTTATGAAGGATTACCACTAAGTGATCCCAATAGTTTTCAAGATATAATGGTGCCACGTCCCCAGCCGTTAGCCAATGATCTATTAGTTGCAGTTAGGGCGGTTTCTGTGAATCCAGTCGATACCAAATTGCGACAAAATGCTCAAAAGACGTTAACGCCACAAATTTTAGGCTTTGATGCAGTTGGAGAGGTAGTGGCGACAGGGGCAAATGTCCACGATCTTCAAGTGGGCGACAGAGTGTATTATGCAGGGACAAAAAAGCGTGCTGGTAGTAATCAAGCATTGCAATTGGTTGATCGCCGTATTTGTGCCTTAGCTCCTAAAACATTGACTGAAGCAAAGGCTGCCGCCATGCCGTTAACAACGTTGACTGCCTATGAACTATTATTTGAAAAATTTGGTTTAGTGGCAGAAAAAAATGCTAATGAGGGTAAGAAGATTTTAATTATTAATAGCGCAGGCGGGGTGGGTTCAATTATGAGTCAACTGGCGCACTGGGCCGGCTTAAGTGTTTATGGTACGAGCAGTCCGCATAATTTTGAATGGCTGCGCTATA
The DNA window shown above is from Enterococcus montenegrensis and carries:
- a CDS encoding GNAT family N-acetyltransferase, with the translated sequence MEISEFNSITEQHLTLLLEADPAEKIVRDYTKRGTAFELRQEGKLAGVIVLLPTRPETVEIMNVAVAKPFRRQKLAQTLLGHALWWSKKNGFRTVEIGTGSTGMEQLYLYQKCGFRMTHIERDFFVRHYPEEIIENGLVLKDMVRLAQDIE
- a CDS encoding GNAT family N-acetyltransferase, giving the protein MLDKSIPYKEVWMKRKLTLPILAVALPKGFSFQFYQVGDEKTWSEIETSVLEFENTTEAMRYFKRTFAPYKEKLAQQMLFVVDPNGKKVATCTAWQKEIQGRSYPLFHWLAVDPNYQGLGLAKALVARILQVFQTMMPEEATIYLHTQTWSHDAIGLYEKFAFSLMAENLDGTVNDDYPAVIEILNRLRK
- a CDS encoding LURP-one-related/scramblase family protein; this translates as MRELTFVKSAEEDKVCRVLENKKEVYFLSEVLTLPTRKRYRLYNTDGQELGEIKRKRYSMGYVDLPRLFLKLRAYNEISIVKDMKNFRTSYEIKGESLALTGTFLGDSFAIIKGVEKIATVQVGKEKEAYTFTVQVLKENFETLIVGFVTLLIFVYDHENVKLEQRE
- a CDS encoding cyclic nucleotide-binding domain-containing protein, translated to MQKKSLNVKQEQILAEWNLAKDHLRGCELWQFEQRETIITQGALLDRLLFVLSGKAKVCTLADNGKNLVLAYYISEGIIGDMEFAMRKDEAETTMVALSDFQCIALPILPNEAYLRQNSLFMNTMAQGLAEKLQLSSENFLSAAFYPGKQRLCDYILQSAYKNFFSDNLTDVAATIGMSYRHMFRLLNDLITTGVLTKVGNGYEILQPDQLQRFAKGYL
- a CDS encoding DUF2200 domain-containing protein, which produces MSEKIFTMPVAKVYPLYVKKAERKGRSKAEVDEIIMWLTGFDKEQLAREIQNDTDFENFFLKAPQLNPAATSIKGVVCGVRVEEIKDPLMQKIRYLDKLVDELAKGKAMDKILRSN
- a CDS encoding P-loop NTPase family protein translates to MKIAILGYSGSGKSTLAAYLGKQYGISYLHLDQVQFTDNWQTRPETVAKEIVEDFMGKPDWIIDGNYTRYYQAERLKQADQIVLLLFPCYAALWRIFKRTVRYHGKSRPDMAANSPEHFSWEFFWWIIWKGRTSNVRKHYQTIQNQYPQKVIVIKNQQQLNAFYRRPENSD
- a CDS encoding anti sigma factor C-terminal domain-containing protein; the protein is MTQQNFDFEKVQKKIQQKNHRRGILLVFSAVLVTILLFLAVPKVLNQFFYNPTGQNAYVEGNQYIFDRQIYNELTIPDYDMTDLTMEQTGIGTYQINETYRSKYSNQTIGTKTFEIKRNKLYLNNSDFHYFTPTFSQEMLPSNQLADTKVVKADTALAKSNLRENIKPLPKSTYVNVNLVFKADKSISAYQEWLKLNTNNVNTLWQAVRPSQKTIDDTNNPVVVGFNPAGGFSGIGVGIKNEKQLNDDFPLLVSHLADTKQNQWSEEKRQTTHFKSLLQYLIKNESFLAQDPSKIQAATLKNVLADVNKNGLKIYGVTLYLPAFELEKILTDDAVKSATVTKVDVFPLTSQSGQLPGFTYPPEK
- a CDS encoding RNA polymerase sigma factor, yielding MKSELAILYERYAKECWLYSLSLTKDVTLAEDLVSDAFFKLLDAFATLPEERVKFWLLRVIKNHYIDITRKKKRWHIIPLTKTTAQTISDSDFSPLEQLLQTEEKIQLYHALDTLPQDQQELLYLFYFLDWPIKEIAALTNLSLGQVKTRLYRSRKQLKEMLQDDPTKF
- a CDS encoding zinc-binding alcohol dehydrogenase family protein; its protein translation is MTGKIAAVGFYEGLPLSDPNSFQDIMVPRPQPLANDLLVAVRAVSVNPVDTKLRQNAQKTLTPQILGFDAVGEVVATGANVHDLQVGDRVYYAGTKKRAGSNQALQLVDRRICALAPKTLTEAKAAAMPLTTLTAYELLFEKFGLVAEKNANEGKKILIINSAGGVGSIMSQLAHWAGLSVYGTSSPHNFEWLRYNYVDYPIDYHGDLEQNLQATGTNKFDYIAVLYAITPYFEAVSSLIAPLGHVGAIVEVKEALPLVAWKNLSVSFDWEYMFTKTDFNQEIESQGKILAHVAQLIDEGELHTTLTKTISGGINAKNLKKATALVEKGHMIGKVVVTGPF